In Edaphobacter paludis, a single window of DNA contains:
- a CDS encoding ArdC family protein has product MNTTASTITPISEAPKQPQQRQTAKDIIAANVKSLIEQLEAGHSDALTAYLDAMSRFHNYSFGNILEIARQRPSATRVAGLYAWNQLGRKVKKGEKGIRILAPIVGIKRKKDEEANKDITKQNTRVLVGFRNAYVFDVEQTEGAELPTLREMTGTVGENRDRLVSFIEAQGIELAFTEKIAPALGMSYGGKIAILPGQSEAEEFSTLVHELAHEMLHKAERRTTTTKVVRETEAEAIAFVIGKAVDLETGTASADYINLYHGNASLLIESLEVIQQASAVILAALQPPTAAEAEMPDAELAKVA; this is encoded by the coding sequence ATGAACACCACCGCAAGCACCATCACCCCCATCAGCGAAGCCCCCAAACAGCCGCAGCAACGGCAGACCGCCAAAGACATCATCGCCGCCAACGTGAAAAGCCTCATTGAGCAGCTAGAGGCCGGACACTCCGACGCCCTCACCGCCTACCTCGACGCGATGAGCAGATTCCACAACTACAGCTTTGGAAACATTCTGGAGATTGCCCGGCAGAGGCCGTCCGCAACGCGCGTTGCAGGGCTGTACGCATGGAACCAGCTAGGCCGGAAGGTGAAGAAAGGTGAGAAAGGGATTCGGATTCTCGCGCCCATCGTCGGCATCAAGCGCAAGAAAGACGAAGAAGCCAACAAGGACATCACCAAGCAGAACACCCGGGTTTTAGTTGGGTTCCGCAACGCTTACGTCTTTGACGTCGAGCAAACCGAAGGCGCAGAGCTTCCCACCCTACGGGAGATGACCGGAACGGTAGGCGAGAACCGCGACCGTCTCGTTTCGTTCATTGAAGCCCAGGGCATCGAGCTTGCGTTTACCGAAAAGATTGCCCCCGCTTTGGGCATGAGTTACGGCGGCAAGATTGCCATCCTTCCCGGCCAGTCCGAGGCCGAGGAGTTCAGCACCCTTGTCCATGAACTCGCGCACGAGATGTTGCACAAGGCCGAGCGCAGGACCACCACGACCAAGGTAGTGCGGGAGACGGAAGCGGAGGCCATCGCCTTTGTGATCGGCAAGGCCGTAGACCTCGAAACCGGAACGGCAAGCGCCGACTACATCAATCTTTATCATGGCAACGCCTCACTCTTGATTGAGAGCTTGGAAGTCATCCAGCAAGCATCCGCAGTCATCCTTGCCGCCTTGCAGCCGCCCACCGCAGCAGAGGCAGAGATGCCCGATGCAGAATTGGCGAAGGTGGCGTAA